In Candidatus Nealsonbacteria bacterium DGGOD1a, one DNA window encodes the following:
- the mrdA gene encoding penicillin-binding protein 2, whose product MFGFLHIGKKNGKIFFDRREDIEPHEIFYDYLAKKHEETADIGEKKFEISLPRKSLRLPLILAAVLFALALGRVVELQVVEGAEFQAQAAQNKYLFYKVQSDRGIIYDSDFNPLVENLSTFDLQCIDEKMPAGPEKKALISGLAAVAEIDAGQIENAIAGAKIPTVENLGHQALIVLEARIADFPGCSIVRRPIRGYVKDIGLSHLLGYMGKIEPDEWKAATNIYSINDYIGRSGLESSYESVLRKDPGKLRIERDAKGNIISRDVAETPESGDSIQLWLDYDLQKKLYDSMKRQLENLGLKKGAAVALNPQTGGVLAMVSFPDYDNNIFAAGGLQDVKSLFEDKTDPLFNRVISGKYLTGSTIKPLEAAAALQEKIIAPDKNINCQGGLKIQDAYNPEKIWFIPDNHTHGLTNMYKAIAESCNAYFQTIGGGYENQQGLGPTRIKEYLDLFGWEALTNIDLPGEVAGFVPDPAWKKQKFAGTQDQSWTDGDTYNLAIGQGFIGITPIEVANAYAAIANGGTLYQPQMVKTVVDKDRGVVEEKKPIILKEGFIDPQNLQVIREGMRRGVNGAGAPLASSLILNSLGVPMAAKTGTAQLRKASDGKDLMNSWVGVFAPYDDPQIVLLVMMEEVHEGQLAVLPVAKDVLGWYFEPKDENGVRISQTAIATTTENAGAAIGATSSAPAIVQEELQEE is encoded by the coding sequence AAATCTTTGCGATTGCCGCTGATACTGGCCGCGGTTCTTTTCGCGTTGGCGCTGGGCCGCGTGGTGGAATTGCAGGTTGTCGAAGGCGCCGAGTTTCAAGCTCAAGCCGCGCAGAACAAGTATCTTTTTTATAAAGTGCAATCCGATCGAGGAATCATTTATGACAGCGATTTTAATCCCCTGGTGGAAAATTTATCAACATTCGACTTGCAATGTATTGACGAAAAAATGCCCGCCGGCCCGGAGAAAAAAGCGTTGATTTCCGGTTTGGCGGCGGTTGCGGAAATTGACGCAGGGCAGATCGAAAACGCGATTGCCGGCGCCAAGATTCCCACCGTGGAGAATTTGGGGCATCAAGCGCTGATCGTTCTTGAAGCGCGGATTGCCGATTTTCCGGGATGCTCCATTGTTCGGCGGCCCATTCGCGGTTATGTCAAAGACATTGGTTTGTCGCATTTGCTTGGATATATGGGAAAGATCGAACCCGACGAATGGAAAGCGGCAACGAACATTTATTCGATCAATGATTATATCGGCCGTTCCGGACTGGAAAGCTCTTATGAGAGTGTTTTGCGCAAAGATCCGGGCAAGCTCCGAATCGAGCGCGACGCGAAGGGAAACATTATCTCCCGCGATGTGGCCGAAACTCCGGAATCCGGCGACAGTATCCAATTGTGGCTCGATTATGATTTGCAAAAGAAACTATACGATTCAATGAAGCGGCAGTTGGAAAATTTGGGATTGAAAAAGGGCGCGGCCGTGGCTTTGAATCCGCAAACCGGCGGAGTGCTGGCAATGGTATCTTTTCCCGATTACGACAACAATATTTTCGCGGCCGGCGGTTTGCAGGATGTGAAAAGCTTGTTTGAAGACAAAACCGATCCGTTGTTCAACCGCGTGATTTCCGGGAAATATCTGACCGGTTCAACCATCAAGCCGCTGGAAGCCGCGGCGGCGTTGCAGGAGAAAATCATCGCGCCGGATAAAAATATAAATTGCCAAGGCGGGCTTAAAATACAAGACGCGTACAATCCGGAAAAAATATGGTTCATTCCCGACAACCATACCCACGGTTTGACCAATATGTACAAAGCGATTGCTGAATCGTGCAATGCTTATTTCCAGACCATTGGCGGCGGTTACGAAAATCAGCAGGGATTGGGGCCCACGCGCATCAAAGAATATCTTGATTTGTTCGGCTGGGAGGCCCTTACCAATATCGACTTGCCCGGCGAAGTCGCCGGATTCGTTCCCGATCCGGCCTGGAAAAAGCAAAAATTCGCGGGAACGCAGGACCAAAGCTGGACCGATGGCGACACTTACAATCTGGCGATCGGCCAGGGATTCATCGGCATTACGCCCATTGAAGTGGCCAATGCTTACGCGGCCATCGCCAATGGCGGTACGCTTTATCAGCCCCAAATGGTGAAGACGGTTGTCGACAAGGACAGAGGCGTTGTCGAGGAAAAAAAACCGATCATATTAAAAGAGGGTTTTATCGACCCGCAAAATTTGCAGGTGATTCGCGAAGGTATGCGCCGCGGCGTTAACGGCGCCGGCGCGCCCTTGGCGTCGTCGCTGATCTTAAATTCATTGGGCGTTCCGATGGCCGCTAAAACGGGAACGGCCCAGCTGCGCAAAGCCAGTGACGGCAAGGACTTGATGAACAGCTGGGTGGGTGTTTTCGCGCCCTACGATGATCCTCAAATCGTTCTGCTGGTGATGATGGAAGAAGTTCACGAAGGCCAGCTGGCGGTTCTTCCAGTGGCAAAAGATGTTCTGGGATGGTATTTTGAGCCGAAAGACGAAAACGGCGTTCGAATATCGCAAACTGCGATTGCGACAACCACTGAAAATGCCGGCGCCGCCATCGGCGCGACATCATCCGCGCCCGCGATTGTACAGGAAGAATTGCAAGAAGAATAG
- the lysS gene encoding lysine--tRNA ligase, producing MANIEELRGARLKKLETLKKAGFWAYPIATSRTHTVREAFLGWDELAASEKEIVIAGRMKSMRGHGGLSFADIEDGTGKIQAFFKKDGLGEKSYQFFCDNFDIGDFVEVRGTLFVTKRGEKTIDVAGYKILSKSLLPLPEKWHGLQDTEERYRKRYLDLIFNDEVKQKFVVRTKIITAIREFLDKRGFMEVETPILQTIYGGATAKPFKTHFNAYDMDVFLRIAPELFLKRLLAGGFEKVYEIGKCFRNEGVDKQHNPDFTMLEFYWAYACYKDLMKLTEEMFLEILDKVFGKQKLVYQGTEIDFTTPWPRIEFNELLKKYAKVDYWELNRDGLAAKAGELGVEFDKNAGKAEIADEIYKKYCRPRIIQPTFLIHYPKECKPLAKQLEQDSDILANYQLIVNGFEVVNAFSEQNDPIEQRDRFNEQEKMFKLGFKEAQRTDDDFIEALEHGMPPAAGFGMGIDRLVALLTDSNALREIILFPIMKPRVEPKSVDLNSREKPIEIENVNIKNQNDN from the coding sequence ATGGCAAATATTGAGGAACTTAGAGGGGCGCGGTTAAAGAAACTGGAAACCTTGAAGAAAGCCGGGTTTTGGGCTTATCCGATCGCGACAAGCCGGACGCACACGGTTCGCGAAGCGTTTTTGGGTTGGGATGAATTGGCGGCTTCCGAAAAAGAAATTGTGATTGCCGGGCGGATGAAATCAATGCGCGGCCATGGCGGTTTGTCGTTTGCGGATATTGAGGACGGCACCGGCAAAATACAAGCATTCTTTAAAAAAGACGGTTTGGGGGAAAAATCATACCAGTTCTTTTGCGATAACTTTGATATCGGCGATTTCGTTGAGGTGCGGGGTACGCTTTTTGTGACCAAGCGCGGGGAAAAAACCATTGATGTTGCCGGTTACAAAATATTGTCCAAAAGTCTTTTGCCTTTGCCGGAAAAATGGCATGGCTTGCAGGACACCGAGGAGCGTTATCGCAAGCGATATTTGGATTTGATTTTCAATGACGAAGTTAAGCAAAAATTCGTTGTTCGCACCAAGATAATCACCGCCATTCGCGAATTCCTGGACAAACGCGGCTTTATGGAGGTGGAAACCCCGATTCTGCAGACGATCTACGGCGGCGCCACGGCCAAGCCGTTTAAAACGCATTTTAACGCCTACGATATGGATGTTTTTTTGCGGATCGCTCCGGAATTGTTTTTAAAGCGCTTGCTGGCGGGCGGATTCGAGAAGGTATACGAGATCGGCAAATGTTTCCGCAACGAAGGGGTGGACAAACAGCATAATCCGGACTTTACGATGCTGGAGTTCTATTGGGCTTACGCGTGTTACAAGGATTTGATGAAACTGACCGAAGAAATGTTTTTGGAAATTTTGGATAAAGTTTTTGGCAAACAAAAACTTGTTTACCAAGGAACGGAAATAGATTTCACGACTCCTTGGCCCCGGATCGAATTCAATGAATTGTTAAAAAAATACGCTAAAGTCGATTATTGGGAACTGAATCGCGATGGTCTGGCCGCCAAAGCCGGAGAACTCGGGGTTGAATTCGATAAAAACGCGGGCAAAGCCGAGATCGCCGATGAAATCTACAAAAAATATTGCCGGCCGCGCATCATCCAGCCCACATTTTTGATCCATTATCCCAAGGAGTGCAAACCATTGGCCAAACAGCTGGAGCAAGATTCCGATATTCTCGCCAACTACCAGTTGATTGTGAACGGATTCGAGGTGGTTAACGCGTTTTCCGAACAAAACGATCCGATCGAACAGAGAGACCGTTTTAACGAACAGGAAAAAATGTTTAAGCTTGGCTTTAAAGAAGCCCAGCGCACCGATGATGATTTCATCGAGGCGCTGGAGCACGGTATGCCGCCGGCCGCCGGTTTTGGCATGGGTATCGATCGCTTGGTCGCTCTGTTGACCGATTCCAACGCTCTGCGCGAAATTATATTGTTTCCGATTATGAAACCGCGCGTGGAACCGAAATCGGTTGATTTAAATTCGCGGGAGAAACCGATAGAAATTGAAAATGTAAATATCAAAAATCAAAATGACAATTAA
- the serS gene encoding serine--tRNA ligase, with translation MLDIKFIRQNPDVVKDACEKKNIECDINHLLDVDEKRIKVMRELEAIAAEKNKASKAIPRAKDAVEREGIIKAMKALDENVGNLDKKSKELEAEYEQLMLSVPNIPSDDSPVGSDESGNVVAETWGEPKKFDFPVKDHIQIGKDLDLIDTEAGVKTGGFRGYYLKNEAVFLHFAVFWHALNLMREKGFTIFVPPTILREFALVGSGHLPAGRDEIYQIDNPGKLESGEEVKEPLYLTGTAEPSLLAYHAGKILNEKDLPIKMCGISQCYRSEVGSYGKDARGLYRVHEFMKVEQVVICKNDIEESSKWLETMREISQQILKDLELPHRILSICTGDMGAGKYKMYDIETWMPSRNAYGETHSDSNLTDWQARRLSTRYRDKEGNIKYPHMLNNTVVASPRLLIAILENYQQKDGSVLIPKVLQPYLGGMKVIKR, from the coding sequence ATGTTGGACATTAAATTTATTCGACAAAATCCCGATGTTGTTAAAGACGCTTGCGAAAAGAAAAATATCGAATGCGACATCAACCATCTTTTGGATGTTGATGAAAAAAGAATAAAAGTAATGCGGGAATTGGAAGCGATCGCGGCCGAAAAAAACAAAGCCTCGAAAGCGATCCCGCGAGCGAAGGACGCGGTTGAACGGGAAGGCATCATCAAAGCGATGAAGGCGCTGGACGAGAATGTGGGCAATTTGGACAAAAAATCCAAGGAGCTGGAAGCGGAATACGAACAATTGATGCTTAGCGTTCCCAACATTCCTTCCGATGATTCTCCGGTCGGATCGGACGAAAGCGGCAATGTGGTTGCCGAAACTTGGGGCGAACCCAAGAAGTTTGATTTTCCGGTCAAGGATCATATCCAAATCGGCAAAGATTTGGATTTGATCGATACCGAAGCGGGCGTTAAAACCGGCGGTTTCCGCGGTTATTACCTCAAAAATGAAGCAGTGTTTTTGCACTTCGCGGTGTTTTGGCACGCGCTCAATTTGATGCGCGAAAAGGGATTTACGATTTTCGTGCCGCCCACGATTCTGCGCGAATTCGCGCTTGTCGGGTCCGGCCATCTTCCGGCCGGCCGCGACGAGATTTATCAAATCGACAATCCCGGCAAATTGGAAAGCGGCGAGGAAGTCAAAGAGCCGCTGTATCTTACCGGCACCGCCGAACCGTCGCTTTTGGCCTATCATGCCGGAAAAATTCTTAATGAAAAAGATTTGCCGATAAAAATGTGCGGCATTTCCCAGTGTTACCGCTCCGAAGTCGGCAGTTACGGCAAAGATGCCCGGGGTTTGTATCGCGTGCACGAGTTTATGAAGGTGGAACAGGTGGTGATTTGCAAAAACGATATTGAAGAATCTTCAAAATGGCTGGAAACCATGCGCGAAATTTCCCAACAGATATTGAAAGATTTGGAATTGCCGCATCGGATTTTATCAATCTGCACCGGCGATATGGGCGCGGGAAAATACAAAATGTATGACATTGAAACATGGATGCCCAGCCGCAATGCTTATGGCGAAACGCACAGCGATTCCAATCTCACCGATTGGCAAGCGCGGCGCTTGAGCACGCGCTATCGCGACAAAGAAGGAAATATCAAATATCCGCATATGCTCAACAACACGGTTGTCGCCAGCCCGCGCCTTTTGATCGCGATTTTGGAAAATTACCAACAAAAAGACGGATCGGTTTTGATCCCCAAGGTTTTACAGCCATATTTGGGCGGAATGAAAGTAATTAAAAGATAA
- a CDS encoding FAD synthase, with product MKKVLVFGTFDGLHPGHINFFAQAKKLGGYLVSVVARDVTVKEVKGRLPKRNELLRLKMVKQCELIDEAMLGNFGNPYEIIKKIRPDIIALGYDQTSFTANLESELKKAAIPAKIVRLKPYKPENFKSSLIKKGRS from the coding sequence TTGAAAAAGGTTCTCGTTTTCGGTACTTTTGACGGCTTGCATCCCGGTCATATCAATTTTTTCGCGCAAGCGAAAAAACTCGGCGGCTATCTGGTTAGTGTCGTTGCGCGGGATGTGACAGTTAAGGAGGTTAAGGGCCGGTTGCCAAAACGCAATGAATTATTGCGGCTAAAGATGGTAAAACAATGCGAATTGATTGACGAAGCGATGCTGGGCAACTTCGGCAACCCCTACGAAATCATAAAAAAAATCCGGCCCGACATCATCGCTTTGGGCTATGACCAAACTTCATTTACCGCTAACCTTGAATCCGAATTAAAAAAAGCCGCAATCCCGGCAAAAATTGTGCGCTTGAAACCATATAAACCCGAAAATTTTAAATCGTCACTAATAAAAAAAGGGAGGAGCTAA
- a CDS encoding alpha/beta hydrolase, protein MEERKIIIDQLSINRKTFGRGKAVLALHGWGVGSDSWVEVAVLLAQDGFWVIVPDMPGFGKSETPQRPWNVDDYVDWVKSFADELKLGKFILMGHSFGGQVAAKFAAKHPDKVDALVLCAAAVIRKPRLGSRQRLAKFAARGKIFFQKIPLGIYPVLRKIVYRIAGTRDYARLQGVMAQTFLNVVGENVIDSAKRIKAPALVVWGDGDNETPVEDAHEINRAIAGSRLKIIKGGGHKLHRTHAQELAGIMNLFINHKS, encoded by the coding sequence ATGGAGGAGAGAAAAATTATCATTGATCAATTATCGATAAACCGCAAAACTTTCGGGCGCGGGAAAGCGGTTTTGGCGTTGCACGGGTGGGGGGTCGGGTCGGATTCTTGGGTAGAGGTTGCGGTATTGCTGGCGCAAGACGGCTTTTGGGTGATCGTGCCGGATATGCCCGGGTTTGGAAAAAGCGAAACGCCCCAACGGCCATGGAATGTCGATGATTATGTTGATTGGGTTAAAAGCTTTGCCGATGAGTTAAAGTTGGGTAAATTTATTTTGATGGGACATTCATTTGGCGGACAGGTGGCGGCAAAATTCGCGGCCAAGCATCCGGATAAAGTTGACGCGCTGGTTTTATGCGCGGCCGCGGTAATCCGCAAGCCGCGGCTGGGTTCGCGCCAGCGGCTGGCAAAATTCGCGGCGCGGGGGAAAATTTTTTTCCAAAAAATTCCGTTGGGAATATATCCGGTGTTGCGCAAAATTGTTTACCGGATTGCCGGAACAAGAGACTACGCGCGATTGCAAGGCGTGATGGCGCAAACTTTTTTGAATGTGGTGGGCGAGAATGTGATTGATTCGGCAAAACGAATTAAGGCGCCGGCATTGGTCGTTTGGGGCGACGGGGACAATGAAACTCCCGTTGAAGACGCGCATGAAATAAATCGCGCGATTGCCGGATCGCGCTTGAAAATCATCAAGGGCGGCGGACATAAACTGCACCGCACCCACGCGCAAGAGTTAGCCGGTATTATGAATTTATTCATAAATCATAAATCATAA
- a CDS encoding UDP-N-acetylmuramoyl-tripeptide--D-alanyl-D-alanine ligase — translation MEFWAYPYLIWYLAMFLFWMLAAHRQILFWLYLWQLKEYHSGRFLAHFETAKGKSIFINPLFLAKAGVLIFGYLYLMDSKEYLLSIVAIFLIFFAQAAVSLANIAKKNLLQPAITKKSLLLAAASHILLFGAAILFFNVFLGEMSVPDFAAGAFWLLLFDVLIPLIVSAVVLILQPLTIWQKNKILKKAAAVIEKRPDLTVIGIVGSYGKSVTKELLAAILSERFKVLKTQANQNTEMGVALAIINNLKPEHQIFVCEIGAVHKGRIKQVAGIVKPKIGIITGINQQHLGVFGGQKNIIDGKFEILDALPKNGTAILNFNSRLVAESIEKQKIKTDNVILAGKDIWAGEIAAAIDRLRFVLNYKNEKIAIDINARGAFMVEPVLLAVSGAIAAGMAFPEVARIINQTDFTPFNIIFKRVRPFLDQKGRTLLKEIDVFNSTYSANPDGVIAHLDYLKLHSGKKAIIMPCLIELGSASKEIHRQIGQKISQVCDLAIITTGDHFEEIRKAAVGAGMEPNNIVFLEKSVEVKKLIESRLSDGDGVLLEGRLAESLMELFLAVK, via the coding sequence ATGGAATTCTGGGCTTATCCTTATTTGATCTGGTATCTGGCGATGTTTTTATTTTGGATGCTGGCCGCCCATCGGCAGATTTTGTTTTGGCTTTATTTGTGGCAGTTGAAGGAATATCATTCGGGGCGGTTTTTGGCGCACTTTGAAACCGCCAAAGGCAAAAGCATATTTATCAACCCTTTGTTTCTGGCCAAAGCCGGGGTCTTGATTTTCGGTTATTTGTATTTAATGGATTCGAAAGAATATTTGTTGTCGATTGTCGCGATCTTTTTAATTTTTTTCGCGCAAGCGGCGGTTTCGCTGGCGAATATCGCAAAAAAGAATTTGTTGCAGCCCGCGATAACGAAAAAATCGCTGTTGCTGGCCGCGGCAAGCCATATTCTGTTATTTGGCGCCGCCATCCTGTTTTTTAATGTTTTTTTGGGTGAAATGAGCGTGCCTGATTTTGCCGCCGGGGCGTTTTGGCTGTTGTTGTTCGATGTGTTGATTCCCTTGATTGTTTCAGCGGTCGTGCTGATTCTCCAGCCGTTGACCATATGGCAAAAGAATAAAATTTTAAAAAAGGCGGCCGCGGTCATTGAAAAACGGCCGGATTTGACGGTAATCGGAATCGTTGGAAGTTACGGTAAAAGCGTGACCAAGGAATTGTTGGCCGCCATCCTTTCCGAAAGATTCAAGGTTTTAAAAACCCAAGCCAACCAAAACACGGAAATGGGGGTCGCGCTTGCCATAATCAATAATCTGAAACCCGAACATCAAATTTTTGTTTGCGAGATCGGCGCGGTGCACAAGGGTCGGATCAAGCAAGTGGCCGGGATCGTCAAGCCGAAAATCGGGATTATAACCGGGATCAATCAGCAACATTTGGGCGTATTCGGCGGCCAAAAAAACATAATCGACGGAAAATTTGAAATTTTGGACGCGTTGCCGAAAAACGGCACGGCAATTTTGAATTTCAACAGCCGGCTGGTCGCGGAAAGTATTGAAAAACAAAAAATCAAAACAGATAATGTCATTTTGGCCGGAAAAGATATTTGGGCCGGGGAAATCGCGGCGGCAATTGATCGCTTGAGATTTGTTCTTAATTATAAAAACGAAAAAATCGCCATAGACATCAACGCCCGCGGAGCATTTATGGTTGAGCCGGTATTGTTGGCGGTTTCGGGCGCGATCGCCGCGGGAATGGCTTTTCCCGAAGTCGCGAGGATTATCAATCAAACCGATTTTACTCCGTTTAATATTATATTTAAAAGGGTCCGACCCTTTTTAGACCAAAAGGGTCGGACCCTTTTAAAAGAAATCGATGTTTTTAATTCGACCTATTCGGCCAACCCCGATGGCGTTATCGCGCACTTGGATTATTTGAAATTGCATTCCGGGAAGAAAGCGATAATTATGCCTTGTTTGATCGAGCTTGGAAGCGCGTCCAAAGAAATCCATCGCCAAATCGGCCAAAAGATCTCCCAAGTTTGCGACTTGGCGATTATCACCACCGGCGACCATTTTGAAGAAATCAGAAAAGCCGCCGTTGGCGCGGGAATGGAACCGAACAATATCGTGTTTCTTGAAAAATCGGTTGAGGTAAAAAAATTGATAGAAAGCCGTTTGTCGGACGGTGACGGGGTTTTGCTCGAAGGCAGGCTGGCCGAAAGTTTGATGGAATTATTTTTGGCGGTAAAATAG
- a CDS encoding aminotransferase class I/II-fold pyridoxal phosphate-dependent enzyme, whose product MIMNSFRPISISLSPNAQADDIKLAISVGRDSGCWREGAAIAELEAEFKKYLGVKHAYSFNSGRSSLMAVLDALELPKGSQVLLQAFTCNAAANPIRWAGLEPLFVDCDQNYNLSAADLRKKITKKSRAVMVQHTFGLPADMDEIKKICDENNLILIEDCAHSLGAEYKGGKVGTFGKAAFFSFGRDKMISCVYGGMAVTNDDELARKIAAFQEKAGYPPNGWIRQQLLHPVLMDRLVLPAYSILGRYLLVLFQWFNVLSKAIHWKEKRGLAPDYFPKRLPNALAILALRQFGKLEIFNAHRRELAKLYYNELKNGDFVLPPRLNDRKAVYLRFAVRHAAAAEIIRKSWKKNLLIGDWYRTPVDPFDTLPETVGYKKGSCPTAERFAGKMINLPTHIKIGEKDARMIAKHIIQNRE is encoded by the coding sequence ATGATTATGAATTCGTTTCGGCCGATATCGATATCTTTGTCGCCCAACGCGCAAGCCGACGATATAAAGTTGGCGATTTCGGTTGGGCGCGATTCGGGATGTTGGCGCGAAGGCGCCGCGATCGCCGAATTGGAAGCGGAGTTTAAAAAATATCTGGGCGTAAAACACGCTTACTCCTTTAATAGCGGGCGTTCGTCGCTAATGGCGGTATTGGACGCTCTGGAGCTTCCAAAGGGGTCGCAGGTGCTGTTGCAGGCGTTTACATGCAACGCGGCGGCCAATCCGATACGCTGGGCCGGGCTTGAGCCGCTGTTCGTCGATTGCGACCAAAATTACAATTTGTCCGCCGCGGATTTGAGGAAAAAAATCACAAAAAAATCCCGGGCGGTGATGGTGCAACACACTTTCGGCTTGCCCGCGGATATGGACGAAATCAAAAAAATTTGCGATGAGAATAATTTAATTCTTATAGAAGATTGCGCGCATTCGTTGGGCGCGGAATATAAAGGCGGCAAAGTCGGAACATTCGGCAAGGCTGCGTTTTTTTCTTTCGGCCGCGATAAAATGATTTCTTGCGTTTACGGCGGCATGGCCGTGACCAATGATGACGAATTGGCGCGAAAGATCGCGGCGTTTCAAGAAAAAGCCGGTTATCCGCCAAACGGCTGGATTCGCCAACAGCTGTTGCATCCGGTGTTGATGGATCGGCTGGTTTTGCCGGCATATTCAATTTTGGGCAGATATTTGCTGGTATTGTTTCAATGGTTCAATGTCTTGTCGAAAGCTATTCATTGGAAAGAAAAGCGGGGTTTGGCGCCGGATTATTTTCCCAAGCGTTTACCCAACGCGTTGGCGATTCTGGCGTTGAGACAATTCGGTAAATTGGAGATATTCAACGCGCATCGCCGCGAATTGGCCAAATTATATTATAATGAATTAAAGAACGGCGATTTTGTTTTACCGCCGAGATTAAACGACCGGAAAGCGGTTTATCTGCGCTTTGCCGTTCGACACGCCGCCGCGGCCGAAATAATAAGAAAGTCATGGAAAAAAAATTTGCTGATTGGCGATTGGTATCGCACGCCGGTCGATCCGTTCGATACATTGCCGGAAACCGTGGGTTATAAAAAAGGCAGTTGTCCGACCGCCGAACGCTTCGCGGGGAAGATGATCAACTTGCCCACTCACATTAAAATTGGCGAGAAAGACGCAAGAATGATCGCGAAACATATAATTCAAAACCGCGAATGA
- a CDS encoding peptidoglycan bridge formation glycyltransferase FemA/FemB family protein gives MIKEINNKGEWENFLEKCARKSFLNSWEWGEFQAGQGFKILRLGAVDNSRLIALALAVKIKAKRGTYILIQHGPNIIETNPVAIQKILDELFLWLKGWAKKENASFIRCAPLFERNERNLEIFKNLGLREAPMHANAYEATWKLDIDRPEDDLLKEMRKTTRYLIRQAQKNPDIAVGKSALAKEIEIYGGLNEELARRQKFVAFKKDYIEREFNAFAKDGRALWFIGRYKGEPAAAALVVFWSGVAFYHQAASRMKFAKYSIPYLLQWEAIKEAKARGCTIYDFWGYTDPKAFPKHPWAGPTLFKMGFGGRAHEYVKTMDLPLSWKYWPTYIFEALRKIKRGL, from the coding sequence ATGATCAAGGAAATCAACAATAAAGGCGAGTGGGAAAATTTTTTGGAAAAATGCGCGCGAAAAAGTTTTTTGAATTCTTGGGAGTGGGGCGAATTTCAGGCTGGGCAGGGGTTTAAAATTTTAAGGCTGGGGGCGGTGGATAACTCAAGGTTGATTGCTTTGGCGTTAGCGGTTAAAATAAAAGCGAAGCGGGGGACTTATATTTTAATACAGCATGGACCGAACATAATTGAAACAAATCCGGTTGCAATTCAAAAAATCCTTGATGAATTGTTTTTATGGTTGAAAGGATGGGCGAAAAAGGAAAATGCGTCGTTTATCCGTTGCGCGCCGTTATTTGAAAGAAACGAACGGAATCTGGAGATATTTAAAAATTTGGGATTGCGCGAGGCGCCGATGCACGCAAACGCGTATGAAGCGACATGGAAACTGGATATCGACCGGCCGGAGGATGATTTGTTGAAAGAAATGCGCAAGACTACGCGCTATTTGATACGGCAGGCGCAAAAAAATCCCGATATCGCGGTCGGAAAAAGCGCGCTGGCAAAGGAAATCGAAATTTACGGCGGGTTGAACGAAGAATTGGCGCGGCGGCAAAAATTCGTGGCTTTCAAAAAAGATTACATTGAGCGCGAATTCAACGCTTTTGCCAAAGACGGCCGGGCACTATGGTTTATCGGCCGCTACAAAGGCGAACCGGCGGCGGCGGCATTGGTGGTGTTCTGGTCCGGCGTCGCTTTTTACCATCAGGCGGCGTCGCGGATGAAATTCGCGAAATATTCGATTCCGTATCTGCTGCAATGGGAAGCGATCAAAGAAGCCAAGGCGCGCGGATGCACGATATATGATTTTTGGGGTTACACCGACCCCAAAGCCTTCCCGAAACATCCCTGGGCCGGCCCAACGCTGTTCAAAATGGGTTTTGGCGGCCGCGCTCACGAATATGTGAAAACCATGGATTTGCCGCTGTCGTGGAAGTATTGGCCAACTTACATATTTGAAGCGCTAAGAAAAATTAAGCGCGGATTGTAA
- a CDS encoding FtsQ-type POTRA domain-containing protein has translation MTRRIYKKPHRAKKHKPLIAKASFWRSICVFAVLCGSVWLVCFSPALEVKDIEVAGAEKVSEQDCAKVIHDEVNKKIAFLDSKSILLFNMEQTKKELLARFPQVQNIKIERQFPSKIIASVEERSGVAIMGDGSGKKFLVDGNGIAFEEVFEQKELLEISVAAGRPLKVGDEAVSKEMLSGILRIKGDMLASSGINTVGASIETPERINLQTQDGWYVYFNPLKDIDSQLSKLAAVIGDESFKAKKANLEYLDVRFTRVYLKQKVEN, from the coding sequence ATGACCCGCCGTATTTATAAAAAACCCCATCGCGCCAAAAAACACAAGCCTTTGATCGCCAAAGCTTCGTTTTGGAGATCAATTTGCGTTTTCGCGGTGTTGTGCGGAAGCGTATGGCTGGTTTGCTTTTCGCCGGCGCTTGAAGTCAAGGATATCGAAGTGGCCGGGGCGGAGAAAGTCAGCGAGCAGGATTGTGCCAAAGTAATCCATGACGAAGTGAACAAGAAAATCGCGTTTCTCGATTCCAAGAGCATTCTTCTTTTCAATATGGAGCAAACCAAGAAAGAGTTGCTGGCGCGTTTTCCGCAAGTGCAGAACATCAAAATTGAACGGCAATTTCCTTCAAAGATAATCGCGTCGGTCGAGGAACGGAGCGGCGTGGCGATAATGGGCGACGGTTCGGGCAAGAAGTTTCTGGTTGACGGTAATGGCATTGCTTTCGAGGAGGTTTTCGAACAAAAAGAACTGTTGGAAATCAGCGTTGCCGCCGGTCGGCCGTTGAAAGTTGGCGATGAAGCGGTGTCAAAGGAAATGCTTTCGGGCATATTGCGGATTAAAGGCGATATGCTGGCGTCAAGCGGCATCAACACCGTTGGCGCGTCCATTGAAACTCCCGAACGGATCAATTTGCAAACTCAGGATGGTTGGTATGTTTATTTCAATCCCCTGAAGGATATCGACAGCCAGCTTTCAAAATTGGCCGCGGTGATCGGCGATGAATCGTTTAAAGCAAAAAAAGCCAATCTTGAATATCTGGATGTAAGATTTACGAGAGTGTACCTCAAGCAAAAAGTTGAAAATTGA